Proteins co-encoded in one Pseudarthrobacter chlorophenolicus A6 genomic window:
- a CDS encoding peroxidase family protein, with the protein MGKAPRATACRRNGTTTGAGLRALAASGALALVASMGLPPLAAQAVQAPVGSGFTVTPADLSYILKQIKIAEAHVANTTSATGPCGALIGTGPNQLASPLLSHGLRTVDGSCNNLQPGQDTYGASDQVFPRLAPKAFGPAESGSFGGPPVATSYTQKSGSVFDSRPRTISNLIADQTSTNPAAVAAAGFPARSQGNTGVVPCTTDPDAEAVPPVAAAPEGCVPSHNTLDIPNVTTDVGLSPPYNSLFTLFGQFFDHGIDQTVKGGGTVYVPLKADDPLIAGPDHDFGTADDLNPHLRFMVLTRGQNQPGQDGILGTADDLQDALNTNSPWVDQSQTYASHSSHQVFLREYTNNPEGRPVSTGGLLGGPAGTAAAGGMATWADTKKQAREMLGIQLLDKDALNVPLLAADAYGKFIPGPKDGLPQFVTRSGLVEADRTANGGNGTLVPQDILYFNTPFLTDIAHNADPSPQDTDHNPATPPAAPAPDADNTASADFAAQAPGTYDDEMLGAHFIAGDGRVNENIGLTAIHQVFHSEHDRLVGDIKNVLTSDKSSRGTAALTEWRATAGADGWNGERLFQAARFIAEMEYQHLVFEEFARKIQPAVNIFEPFAFSQTDVNPAINAEFAHSVYRFGHSMLTETISRRNEDSPGPDGVWGTQDDVPGSQNDLPLLGGFLNPPAYTDGGPAGPLTSEEAAGSIVMGMSDQVGAELDEFVTDTLRSKLLGLPMDLAAINLARGRSEGIPALNVFRRQLHGATNDSQLKPYANWIDFGENIKHPASLINFIAAYGTHPSIVSATTLDAKRKAARLIVSPDALAGEVAPDDAVAFMNSTDAWANNGTASTTGLDDIDLWMGGLAERTNMFGGLLGSTFNYVFESQMTDLQNGDRLYYLARTPGMNLMAQLEGNSFAELIMRNTNAKALKADAFATADCKFELKNLAGTSEGFAASGNTVADDAGTECSETALLLRMPDGTIKYRASNSVDPVGINGQAVYNGTDRADRVHGGVDNDTFWGGKGNDVIEGGDGADTVLGGEDNDVVTDLAGDDILKGGPGNDALDGGPGLDLMLGGDGKDFINGGANSNETFAGEGDDFVIAGEGLDGVFGGGGDDWAEGGDSPDLLIGDSSNLFFLDDSQKPGHDILIGQGGDDDYDMEGGDDIGLAGPGIEKVAGASGFDWESGAYDPQPQDADLNLPIAPLDILQVGVRDRYNEVEALSGGPFADTLRGDDLTPRTVGGGGFIGCDVLDQAGIDRILGLDQLVPSLPTPVEDVINASASKECPVLTGSQVWGEGNILLGGGGDDTIEGRGGNDIIDGDRYLSVRLSVRTDPADPATEVGSATSMTAQFQRAADGTLTGPTLQQAVFAGSIDPADVVAVREILSSAGGTDAALFSDLEFNYTITTTGGDGTLGSPGSVTTVQHNGGRDGTDTLRNVELLVFGDGTGTGNGGNGADDGVTEPPEDEPVEGDEGEGGGIGGVIPGDGEVVVIIDPVPDPGTDPGTPPVDPAPVEPAPVDPPANPAPADPPANPGPVNPAPVDPPANPAPADPAPAPASGGVAVRTVDATGTQVGEIIVAEPGTSRVVVRGLVNGEAYRFQAAPTTGGSAPSFSAPSKPVVPGPAAGRRSRVGGSAVVPVPAEPVTEQQPAVTGTLPLGGLAAFAPVLLTALGHYLATGEGGTTLGLVIGGLLAAGALLAFRFHSARSKGKAARGAKAVDRA; encoded by the coding sequence CGGCCTGCGGACCGTGGACGGCAGCTGCAACAACCTGCAGCCGGGCCAGGACACTTACGGCGCCTCGGACCAGGTGTTCCCGCGGCTGGCACCCAAGGCCTTCGGACCCGCCGAGAGCGGCTCGTTCGGCGGACCGCCGGTGGCCACAAGCTACACGCAGAAATCGGGAAGCGTCTTCGATTCCCGGCCGCGGACCATCAGCAACCTGATCGCGGACCAGACCTCCACCAACCCGGCCGCGGTGGCCGCAGCCGGGTTCCCCGCCCGGTCCCAGGGCAACACCGGCGTGGTGCCGTGCACCACTGATCCGGACGCCGAGGCCGTCCCCCCGGTCGCAGCAGCGCCCGAAGGCTGCGTCCCCTCGCACAACACACTGGACATCCCCAATGTCACTACTGACGTGGGCCTGTCACCGCCCTACAACTCGCTGTTCACCCTGTTCGGCCAGTTCTTCGACCACGGCATCGACCAGACCGTCAAGGGCGGTGGAACCGTCTACGTGCCGCTCAAGGCCGACGATCCGCTGATTGCGGGGCCCGACCACGATTTCGGCACCGCGGACGACCTCAATCCCCACCTGCGCTTCATGGTCCTCACCCGCGGGCAGAACCAGCCGGGCCAGGACGGCATCCTGGGCACCGCCGACGATCTCCAGGACGCGCTGAACACCAACTCTCCATGGGTGGACCAGAGCCAGACGTATGCGTCCCACTCCTCGCACCAGGTCTTCCTGCGCGAATACACCAACAACCCCGAGGGCCGTCCGGTCTCCACCGGCGGCCTGCTGGGCGGCCCGGCGGGTACGGCCGCGGCCGGCGGCATGGCTACCTGGGCCGACACCAAGAAGCAGGCCCGCGAAATGCTCGGCATCCAGCTCCTGGACAAGGACGCACTCAACGTTCCCCTGCTGGCGGCCGACGCCTACGGCAAATTCATCCCCGGCCCCAAAGACGGGCTGCCGCAGTTCGTCACCCGGTCCGGGCTGGTGGAGGCGGACCGGACCGCGAACGGCGGCAACGGAACACTGGTGCCCCAGGACATCCTGTACTTCAACACACCATTCCTGACGGACATCGCCCACAACGCAGATCCTTCGCCCCAGGACACCGACCACAACCCGGCAACACCCCCGGCGGCACCGGCCCCGGACGCGGACAACACGGCGTCCGCGGACTTCGCGGCCCAGGCTCCCGGGACGTACGACGACGAGATGCTGGGTGCGCACTTTATCGCCGGCGACGGACGGGTCAACGAGAACATCGGGCTCACGGCGATACACCAGGTGTTCCACTCCGAGCACGACCGCCTGGTGGGTGACATTAAGAACGTTCTCACATCGGACAAGTCGTCCCGCGGTACTGCTGCCCTCACCGAATGGCGGGCGACGGCAGGCGCTGACGGCTGGAACGGCGAGCGCCTCTTCCAAGCGGCACGCTTCATCGCGGAAATGGAGTACCAGCACCTTGTCTTCGAGGAGTTTGCCCGCAAGATCCAGCCGGCGGTGAACATCTTCGAACCCTTCGCGTTCTCCCAAACCGACGTCAACCCGGCCATCAACGCGGAGTTTGCCCACTCGGTCTACCGTTTTGGGCACTCGATGCTCACAGAAACCATCTCGCGGCGCAACGAGGACAGCCCGGGGCCCGACGGTGTGTGGGGCACGCAGGACGACGTGCCGGGTTCGCAGAACGACCTGCCGCTCCTGGGAGGATTCCTGAACCCGCCCGCCTACACCGACGGCGGCCCCGCAGGTCCGCTGACCTCCGAGGAGGCCGCCGGCAGCATCGTCATGGGAATGTCGGACCAGGTGGGCGCGGAACTTGACGAGTTCGTCACGGACACCCTGCGCAGCAAGCTGCTGGGCCTGCCGATGGACCTGGCCGCCATCAACCTCGCCCGCGGCCGGTCCGAAGGAATTCCGGCGCTGAACGTCTTCCGCCGGCAACTCCACGGCGCCACCAACGACAGCCAGCTCAAGCCGTACGCCAACTGGATCGACTTCGGCGAAAACATCAAGCACCCCGCTTCGCTGATCAACTTCATCGCCGCCTACGGCACCCACCCCTCCATCGTTTCCGCCACCACCCTGGACGCCAAACGGAAAGCCGCCCGCCTGATAGTCAGCCCGGACGCCCTGGCCGGCGAGGTGGCCCCGGATGATGCGGTGGCATTCATGAACAGCACCGATGCCTGGGCCAACAACGGCACAGCATCAACTACCGGGCTGGACGACATCGACCTGTGGATGGGCGGACTCGCCGAACGGACCAACATGTTCGGTGGCCTGCTGGGCAGCACCTTCAACTACGTCTTCGAGAGCCAGATGACGGACCTGCAGAACGGTGACCGGCTGTACTACCTGGCCCGCACACCCGGGATGAACCTGATGGCGCAGCTTGAAGGGAACTCCTTCGCGGAGCTGATCATGCGCAACACGAACGCAAAGGCCCTGAAGGCTGACGCGTTCGCCACCGCCGACTGCAAGTTTGAGCTGAAGAACCTGGCGGGAACGTCCGAAGGATTCGCTGCCTCCGGAAATACAGTGGCGGACGATGCCGGAACCGAGTGCAGCGAGACCGCACTGCTGCTCCGGATGCCCGACGGCACCATCAAGTACCGGGCCTCCAACTCCGTGGACCCAGTGGGGATCAACGGCCAGGCCGTGTACAACGGCACGGACCGCGCCGACCGCGTCCACGGCGGCGTGGACAACGACACCTTCTGGGGCGGAAAAGGCAACGACGTCATTGAAGGCGGCGACGGCGCAGATACGGTCCTCGGCGGCGAGGACAACGACGTGGTCACCGATCTTGCCGGCGACGACATCCTCAAGGGCGGCCCGGGCAATGACGCGCTCGACGGCGGCCCGGGCCTGGATCTGATGCTCGGCGGAGACGGCAAGGACTTCATCAACGGCGGGGCTAACTCGAACGAAACTTTCGCCGGCGAAGGCGACGACTTCGTGATCGCCGGCGAAGGCCTGGACGGCGTCTTCGGCGGCGGCGGGGACGACTGGGCCGAGGGCGGCGACAGCCCCGACCTGCTCATCGGCGACTCCAGCAACCTGTTCTTCCTCGACGATTCGCAGAAACCCGGCCACGACATCCTCATTGGCCAGGGCGGCGACGACGACTACGACATGGAAGGCGGCGACGACATCGGCCTGGCCGGGCCGGGCATCGAGAAGGTGGCCGGGGCGTCGGGCTTCGACTGGGAATCCGGTGCCTACGATCCCCAGCCGCAGGACGCCGACCTGAACCTGCCGATCGCACCTTTGGACATCCTGCAGGTGGGCGTCCGGGACCGGTACAACGAGGTGGAAGCACTCTCCGGCGGTCCGTTCGCTGACACCCTCCGCGGCGACGACCTCACCCCCCGGACGGTGGGCGGCGGCGGCTTTATCGGCTGTGACGTCCTGGACCAGGCCGGCATCGACCGCATCCTTGGGCTCGATCAGCTGGTTCCATCCCTGCCAACACCGGTGGAGGACGTCATCAACGCTTCGGCGTCGAAGGAGTGCCCTGTCCTTACCGGATCCCAGGTGTGGGGCGAGGGCAACATCCTCCTCGGCGGTGGCGGCGACGACACCATCGAAGGCCGCGGTGGGAACGACATCATCGACGGCGACCGTTATCTGAGCGTCCGTCTCAGCGTCCGCACGGATCCCGCAGATCCGGCCACCGAAGTAGGCAGCGCCACGTCCATGACGGCACAGTTCCAGCGCGCCGCGGACGGCACACTGACCGGACCCACACTCCAGCAGGCAGTCTTCGCCGGCAGCATCGACCCGGCGGACGTCGTTGCGGTGCGGGAGATCCTCAGCTCGGCCGGAGGCACCGACGCCGCACTGTTCTCGGACCTTGAGTTCAACTACACCATCACCACCACCGGCGGCGACGGCACGCTTGGCTCCCCCGGCTCCGTCACCACCGTGCAGCACAACGGCGGCCGGGACGGCACGGACACCCTGCGCAACGTCGAACTGCTCGTCTTTGGCGACGGAACCGGTACCGGAAACGGCGGCAACGGAGCCGACGACGGCGTCACCGAACCACCGGAGGACGAGCCCGTCGAAGGCGATGAGGGCGAAGGCGGTGGCATCGGCGGGGTCATCCCGGGCGACGGCGAAGTGGTGGTCATCATCGATCCCGTTCCAGACCCAGGGACGGATCCCGGAACTCCGCCGGTTGACCCCGCACCGGTTGAGCCCGCACCAGTGGACCCCCCAGCGAACCCGGCACCGGCAGATCCGCCGGCCAACCCGGGGCCCGTCAACCCCGCACCGGTTGACCCGCCAGCGAATCCGGCACCGGCTGACCCCGCACCCGCACCCGCTTCCGGCGGCGTCGCCGTCAGGACAGTTGATGCCACGGGCACGCAGGTGGGCGAGATCATCGTCGCTGAGCCCGGCACCTCCCGGGTGGTGGTCCGCGGCCTGGTGAACGGGGAAGCCTACCGGTTCCAGGCGGCCCCCACTACTGGCGGCAGCGCGCCGTCGTTCTCGGCACCGAGCAAACCTGTTGTCCCCGGCCCGGCAGCCGGACGCCGCAGCCGAGTGGGCGGCAGCGCCGTGGTGCCGGTCCCCGCGGAGCCCGTGACGGAGCAGCAGCCAGCGGTCACCGGGACCCTCCCGCTCGGTGGCCTGGCCGCTTTCGCGCCTGTCCTGCTGACGGCCCTGGGGCACTATCTGGCCACCGGCGAAGGGGGCACCACGCTGGGCCTGGTCATCGGAGGATTGCTGGCAGCCGGCGCCTTGCTGGCTTTCCGGTTCCACTCCGCCCGTTCCAAGGGCAAGGCAGCCCGCGGCGCTAAGGCCGTCGACAGGGCGTGA
- a CDS encoding type II toxin-antitoxin system HipA family toxin, with amino-acid sequence MTEDLARLKFVTQADVYKAGVLAGHLNRGGNGGIAFTYTPAYLAAGRAPVARSLPLTDAPVEAPGGAVPAFFAGLLPEGHRLTVLKDAIKTSLGDELSLLLAVGSDTPGDVQVVAAGQDPVEPPALAEMSHAEALDFAALADAIDPHGLPGVQAKASASMLTTPLSLAGRRYLLKLDPPRHRHLVANEAAHLAAAKALRIPVAKGSVVTDRKGLQGLLVERFDRTGKDGLGRLALEDAAQVLNLPPSSKYAVSAEEAVLALAGVCKARAVAIWNLYMQCVFAWLTGNGDLHAKNMSVLQGENGAWAVSPLYDIPCTLVYGDDTLALTIGGRVKNLKARHWEQFAADLGLPARAATSANQTALRAADGVNLEALPFSGSPLNGALRELRFRRGELAG; translated from the coding sequence ATGACTGAGGACCTGGCGCGCCTCAAATTCGTTACCCAAGCGGACGTCTACAAAGCCGGGGTTCTGGCGGGACACCTGAACCGCGGCGGCAACGGCGGGATCGCCTTCACCTACACCCCCGCGTACCTGGCCGCGGGCAGGGCTCCCGTAGCCCGCTCACTGCCGCTGACGGATGCACCGGTTGAAGCGCCGGGCGGTGCGGTTCCCGCGTTCTTCGCCGGCCTGCTGCCCGAGGGCCACCGCCTGACCGTACTCAAGGACGCCATCAAGACGAGCCTGGGGGACGAACTCAGCCTGCTCCTTGCGGTTGGTTCCGATACCCCCGGCGACGTCCAGGTTGTCGCCGCCGGCCAGGACCCCGTGGAACCTCCGGCATTGGCAGAAATGTCGCATGCGGAGGCACTCGACTTTGCCGCGCTCGCGGACGCCATCGATCCGCACGGTCTTCCCGGGGTCCAAGCCAAAGCCAGCGCATCGATGCTGACCACACCGCTTTCCCTCGCGGGCCGCCGCTACCTGCTCAAGCTGGACCCGCCCCGCCACCGTCACCTCGTGGCTAACGAGGCCGCACACCTTGCCGCAGCCAAAGCCCTGCGAATCCCCGTGGCAAAGGGCAGCGTTGTCACGGACCGGAAGGGGTTGCAGGGCTTGCTCGTGGAGCGCTTCGACCGCACAGGGAAGGACGGCCTGGGCCGCCTGGCACTCGAGGACGCTGCCCAGGTCCTCAACCTGCCGCCGTCGTCCAAATACGCCGTCAGCGCTGAGGAAGCCGTCCTGGCGCTGGCGGGCGTGTGCAAGGCCAGGGCCGTTGCCATATGGAACCTCTACATGCAATGTGTCTTCGCCTGGCTGACCGGCAACGGCGACCTGCACGCGAAGAATATGTCAGTCCTCCAGGGGGAAAACGGGGCCTGGGCTGTGTCGCCCCTGTACGACATTCCCTGCACACTGGTGTACGGCGACGACACCCTGGCACTGACCATTGGCGGCCGGGTCAAGAACCTCAAAGCCCGGCACTGGGAACAGTTCGCAGCTGATCTCGGGCTCCCTGCACGCGCTGCGACGTCCGCGAACCAGACGGCCCTCCGGGCGGCGGACGGAGTCAACCTGGAAGCGTTGCCCTTCTCAGGATCACCACTGAACGGGGCACTGCGTGAGCTGAGGTTCCGGCGCGGCGAACTGGCGGGCTGA
- a CDS encoding helix-turn-helix transcriptional regulator, which translates to MEDVAAIGAGIRRARKDAGITQRTLADLTGTSPRTIHAIETGTGNPSLATVVAAANAVGLHLRTADD; encoded by the coding sequence GTGGAGGATGTGGCAGCCATAGGCGCCGGCATCCGGCGAGCCCGAAAAGACGCGGGGATCACCCAACGCACGCTGGCTGACCTGACCGGAACGTCACCCCGCACCATCCACGCCATCGAAACGGGAACCGGCAATCCGTCCCTGGCCACCGTCGTGGCGGCCGCCAATGCGGTAGGGCTGCACCTCAGGACGGCCGATGACTGA
- a CDS encoding SDR family oxidoreductase, which translates to MRIAVAGGTGTVGRHVVDVARQRGHEVVGLSRAGGVDLATGRGLDPALAGVETVIDVAGINSTATKKAVDFFTNASQNLLAAEKRAGVKHHVVLSIAGIDNARSGLYAGKLAQEESVRHGDLPWTILRSTQFHEFVPLVVKVASAGPVVVVPKMFTAPVAAREVAEALVDAAEAGPRGRIPDLGGPRSEQLAGLVRTYLQRTGQRKKVVEAPFPGPMGKAMRSGALIPAAGSAVGRQTFLDWLDELPR; encoded by the coding sequence ATGAGGATTGCCGTCGCAGGTGGGACCGGGACCGTGGGCCGACACGTGGTGGACGTTGCCAGGCAGCGCGGGCACGAGGTGGTGGGCCTGAGCCGCGCCGGCGGGGTGGACCTGGCAACCGGCCGTGGCCTAGACCCGGCGCTGGCCGGGGTTGAGACGGTGATCGACGTTGCCGGCATCAACAGCACGGCCACCAAGAAGGCCGTGGACTTCTTCACTAACGCGTCGCAGAACCTGCTTGCCGCGGAAAAGAGGGCCGGAGTGAAACACCATGTGGTGTTGTCGATCGCCGGCATCGACAACGCACGCTCCGGCCTCTATGCCGGGAAGCTGGCGCAGGAGGAATCCGTCCGGCACGGGGACTTACCGTGGACCATCCTGCGCTCCACCCAGTTCCACGAGTTTGTGCCGCTGGTGGTGAAGGTTGCCTCGGCAGGCCCTGTGGTGGTGGTGCCGAAGATGTTCACCGCGCCGGTGGCCGCCCGCGAGGTGGCAGAGGCCTTAGTGGACGCGGCGGAGGCCGGGCCGCGGGGACGGATCCCCGATTTGGGCGGCCCCCGCTCCGAGCAGCTCGCCGGCCTGGTGCGGACCTACCTGCAGAGGACCGGCCAGCGCAAAAAGGTCGTGGAGGCGCCCTTCCCCGGCCCCATGGGCAAGGCGATGCGCAGCGGTGCGCTGATCCCGGCGGCGGGTTCCGCCGTCGGGCGCCAAACATTCCTGGACTGGCTGGACGAACTGCCCCGCTGA
- a CDS encoding ANTAR domain-containing protein codes for MTVQPAVGSRRMDRPGFLLDLITGADTDLDSVQQLADSAAVALAASAGVPVDAAATLTRAGNLPATAGSATLAYNVASSEDRYSDGPMAQAAASAAPVQVTGENSSQRWEPYRRRLVGAGYGTALAVPLALDPRSSCALVFLGPAGFEFTPELVGEATWFAAVASQSMKLAIEVRSVRSAGDNLKAVLESRTSIDVACGVIMAQNRCSYTEAFGKLAGVSRQRNLKVRSVAENVLKALPSGSPATRFEPPALA; via the coding sequence GTGACAGTACAACCGGCAGTTGGCAGCAGGCGCATGGACCGGCCGGGGTTCCTGCTGGACCTGATCACCGGCGCGGACACTGACCTGGATTCCGTCCAGCAACTCGCGGACAGCGCGGCTGTGGCACTCGCAGCGTCGGCCGGGGTGCCGGTGGACGCCGCCGCAACCCTTACGCGGGCAGGGAACCTGCCCGCCACGGCCGGCAGCGCCACTCTTGCCTACAACGTTGCCTCGTCCGAAGACAGGTACAGCGACGGACCCATGGCCCAGGCCGCCGCCTCCGCTGCACCGGTCCAGGTCACCGGGGAAAACTCATCGCAGCGGTGGGAACCGTACCGCCGCCGGCTGGTGGGCGCAGGCTACGGAACGGCCCTGGCCGTGCCGCTCGCCCTGGATCCCCGGTCATCCTGCGCGCTGGTGTTCCTTGGTCCCGCCGGGTTCGAATTTACGCCGGAGCTGGTGGGCGAGGCCACCTGGTTTGCCGCTGTGGCATCGCAAAGCATGAAGCTGGCCATCGAGGTGCGCAGCGTCCGGTCCGCCGGCGACAACCTCAAGGCCGTGCTGGAGAGCCGGACCTCCATTGATGTTGCGTGCGGCGTGATCATGGCGCAGAACCGCTGCTCCTATACTGAAGCCTTCGGCAAGCTCGCCGGAGTCTCCCGGCAGCGGAACCTCAAGGTGCGCAGCGTGGCGGAGAACGTCCTTAAAGCACTGCCCAGCGGATCGCCGGCCACCCGCTTTGAGCCGCCCGCGCTGGCGTAG
- a CDS encoding sensor histidine kinase, producing MLFDWGARYFRTLGRRGRTVLFQLPLTGTMLLVMLLASVLHPDLKWSAAFVSSLAFHAVLLAACAAIPWDRLPERAVLVIPVLDCLAIGLSREAGDQYLSVLSFLLVFPVVWLSHGGRRSGVALAVAAAILSVALPPLILGSGFTSASFIRGVLLPVILAAIALTTFGVANALRLQRQRLEEREAEVRELLAASEDREQLLGTVMDTVSVDVWALDREGRTILTNRHRGSLSGGAVQRDPAPMEADMAIFGIDRKDALPPEQHPRARAAQGQSFTDELVWIGTGNSQRAYSATCRLIPGSEGRQAGAVLALTDVTALVEALSAKDQFVASVSHELRTPLTSILGYLSIAMDEEGLDPELEHCLEVAKRNAERLLNLVADLLTIASGTLTVRPRQADLAEVAAQSVDAAQPRAASGGVTLSLETEGPAPGRFDPDRLGQAIDNLVSNAIKYTPRGGVVTVRVRTEDGRLVCEVADTGVGMTDQDLANAFTRFFRTATAHSSAIPGAGLGLAITRSIIENHRGSVTLASSHGEGTTATLTLPESHAVEASLASTR from the coding sequence ATGCTATTCGACTGGGGAGCCCGCTACTTCCGCACGCTCGGAAGGAGGGGCCGCACCGTCCTGTTCCAGCTGCCGCTGACCGGCACCATGCTGTTGGTAATGCTCCTGGCATCGGTCCTGCATCCTGACCTGAAGTGGTCCGCAGCGTTCGTTTCGTCCCTGGCCTTCCATGCCGTCCTGCTGGCCGCATGCGCCGCCATCCCCTGGGACAGGCTCCCGGAGCGGGCGGTCCTGGTAATCCCCGTGCTGGACTGCCTGGCCATCGGGCTCTCACGCGAAGCCGGCGATCAGTATCTGTCCGTGCTGAGCTTCCTGCTGGTCTTCCCGGTGGTATGGCTGTCCCATGGTGGACGCAGGAGCGGTGTGGCACTGGCGGTGGCCGCTGCCATCCTCAGTGTGGCCCTCCCACCCCTGATCCTCGGTTCGGGCTTCACCAGTGCGTCGTTCATCCGCGGGGTGCTGCTGCCGGTCATCCTTGCCGCCATCGCCCTCACCACGTTTGGTGTGGCCAACGCCCTGCGCCTGCAGCGGCAGCGGCTGGAAGAGCGGGAGGCGGAGGTCCGGGAACTCCTCGCGGCCAGTGAAGACCGCGAACAGCTGCTGGGCACGGTCATGGACACGGTAAGCGTGGATGTCTGGGCGCTTGACCGGGAGGGACGGACCATCCTCACCAACCGCCACCGCGGCAGCCTGTCTGGTGGGGCCGTCCAGCGGGACCCGGCCCCCATGGAGGCGGACATGGCCATCTTCGGAATCGACCGGAAAGATGCCCTGCCGCCCGAACAGCACCCCCGGGCACGCGCAGCGCAGGGGCAGTCCTTCACCGACGAGCTCGTATGGATTGGCACGGGCAACAGCCAGCGCGCCTACTCCGCCACCTGCCGCCTCATCCCGGGCTCCGAGGGCCGGCAGGCGGGCGCTGTCTTGGCCCTCACGGACGTCACCGCCCTGGTGGAAGCCCTCTCGGCCAAGGACCAGTTCGTGGCCAGCGTCTCCCACGAACTGCGCACGCCCCTGACCTCCATCCTGGGCTACCTCTCCATCGCCATGGACGAGGAAGGGCTGGATCCGGAACTGGAGCACTGCCTGGAGGTGGCCAAGCGCAACGCCGAGCGCCTGCTGAACCTCGTGGCGGACCTGCTGACCATCGCCTCGGGCACGCTCACCGTCCGGCCACGGCAGGCTGACCTGGCGGAGGTTGCCGCGCAGAGCGTGGACGCCGCACAGCCGCGGGCGGCCTCGGGCGGGGTCACGCTCAGCCTGGAAACCGAGGGGCCTGCACCGGGCCGTTTCGACCCGGACCGCCTGGGCCAGGCCATCGACAACCTGGTTTCAAACGCCATCAAATACACGCCAAGGGGCGGCGTGGTCACAGTCCGCGTGCGCACGGAGGACGGGCGCCTGGTGTGCGAGGTGGCTGATACCGGCGTTGGCATGACGGACCAGGACCTGGCGAATGCGTTCACGCGTTTCTTCCGGACAGCCACGGCCCATTCGTCAGCCATTCCGGGCGCGGGCCTGGGCCTTGCCATCACCCGGTCCATCATTGAGAACCACCGCGGCAGCGTCACGCTGGCCAGCAGCCACGGCGAGGGGACCACGGCGACGCTGACGCTGCCCGAATCGCACGCAGTGGAAGCCTCCCTCGCCAGCACCCGCTAG
- a CDS encoding YceI family protein: MTLPQELTPGTWTLDMSHSEIGFSVRHAGISKVRGRFTQAEAEARVGNSLQDSSLHATVSTASFDSGDANRDGHVRGPDFFDVEKYPEMTFRGTSIEGDGEDYTLTGDLTIKGVTQPVELEVEFTGVAVDPFGATRAGFSAETEISRKSFGLTWNAALEAGGVLVSDKVKINLEAALVKQG; this comes from the coding sequence ATGACTCTTCCCCAGGAACTGACCCCCGGAACGTGGACCCTGGACATGTCCCACAGCGAGATCGGGTTCAGTGTCCGGCATGCAGGCATCAGCAAGGTCCGCGGCCGCTTCACCCAGGCTGAGGCCGAAGCCCGGGTGGGGAACTCCCTGCAGGACTCGAGCCTGCACGCCACGGTGTCCACCGCCAGCTTCGACTCGGGGGACGCCAACCGTGACGGCCACGTCCGCGGGCCGGATTTCTTCGACGTCGAAAAGTACCCGGAAATGACCTTCCGCGGCACGTCCATCGAGGGCGACGGCGAGGACTACACACTCACGGGCGACCTCACCATCAAGGGCGTCACCCAGCCGGTGGAACTGGAGGTCGAGTTCACCGGCGTGGCCGTGGACCCGTTCGGTGCCACCCGTGCAGGGTTCTCCGCCGAAACCGAGATCAGCCGGAAGTCGTTCGGCCTGACGTGGAACGCCGCACTGGAAGCCGGGGGAGTGCTGGTCAGTGACAAGGTCAAGATCAACCTGGAGGCCGCCCTGGTGAAGCAGGGCTGA